A section of the Pedobacter sp. HDW13 genome encodes:
- a CDS encoding cytochrome d ubiquinol oxidase subunit II, giving the protein MYGHSALLFIGGADFGAGIIELFTSTKNRSKTRKTMYQAIGPVWEANHMWLIIAIVILFVGFPLIYTTMSVYLHIPLAIMLIGIIARGTAFVFRHYDAVKDDMQWLYNRIFRYSSFVTALFLGIIAGSLISGHIDTQATDFYTAYISGWLNWFSVAVGFFTVALCGFLAAIYLIGETKEAHDKRRFIKKAEFMNIAAVVFGAMVFIAAQRDKIPLIDWVFKSSVGLSAIVLASLSLVLLWYLLIKGKTKVLRILAGFQVTMILLAISYAHFPNFIRLKSGEAISLLETAGPEKTIYSLGLALLLGSVLILPFLGYLFYKFQKKEE; this is encoded by the coding sequence ATGTATGGCCATTCTGCTCTACTTTTTATTGGGGGAGCCGATTTTGGTGCCGGAATTATCGAACTGTTTACTTCGACCAAGAACCGGAGTAAGACCCGTAAAACCATGTACCAGGCTATTGGCCCGGTATGGGAGGCCAACCACATGTGGCTGATTATTGCCATCGTAATTCTTTTTGTGGGTTTTCCGCTTATTTATACCACCATGTCGGTTTACCTGCATATTCCATTGGCAATTATGCTAATAGGAATTATTGCCCGCGGAACTGCATTTGTTTTTCGCCATTACGATGCCGTTAAAGACGATATGCAATGGTTATATAACCGCATTTTCAGGTATTCGAGCTTTGTTACCGCTTTGTTTCTGGGCATAATTGCCGGCAGCCTGATTTCAGGGCATATCGATACACAGGCGACAGATTTTTATACAGCTTATATATCCGGTTGGTTAAACTGGTTTTCGGTAGCTGTGGGCTTCTTTACTGTAGCGCTTTGTGGTTTCTTGGCGGCAATCTACCTGATTGGCGAAACGAAGGAAGCGCATGATAAACGCCGCTTTATTAAAAAAGCCGAATTTATGAACATAGCTGCGGTAGTTTTTGGTGCCATGGTATTTATTGCAGCGCAAAGGGATAAAATTCCGTTAATCGATTGGGTTTTTAAAAGTAGTGTTGGTTTATCGGCCATTGTTCTGGCCAGTTTATCGCTTGTATTGTTGTGGTATCTGTTAATTAAAGGTAAAACCAAGGTTTTACGCATTTTAGCGGGCTTTCAGGTAACGATGATCCTTCTGGCGATTAGTTATGCCCACTTTCCCAATTTTATCCGTTTAAAAAGCGGAGAGGCGATTTCGCTACTGGAAACCGCCGGACCAGAGAAAACCATTTACAGTTTGGGTTTGGCACTTTTGCTGGGAAGTGTGCTGATTTTACCTTTTTTAGGATATTTGTTTTATAAGTTTCAGAAAAAAGAGGAGTAG